The Solanum pennellii chromosome 7, SPENNV200 DNA segment TGTCTCCACAATATCTGTTCAGAAGTAACTCTACACATCTAGAGAAGTGTGGGACAGAAGCAGAGAAGGACCGCTCTCAAGTTAAACAGCAACATGGCCAGTGCATGGTTGCCAAGTCGTCTGCTAGTATGAGTTTTGAGATGAACACTAACCCATATTACCATACACAGGCAAGGGTAGCACAGTTGGGAGGTCAAATCGCCATGGATGCAAAATTACTACAGGCACAAACACAGTTTGGTGCAGTCGGTGCTGCAGCTGTCGCTGTTGCTGCTCACAGAGAGGTCGGCACCGTTCAGTATGGTCTATAACCTAGTCGATACTATTGTTTGATGGTTCTTTGAATCAAGTGAGGACATCCACCTTGCAGTGAGACAGTTCAAGATGTGCATTTTCCCTCAAATCAATCAGCATGGGAGATTTGAAGAGGGATCTGTTAACCCGGTTAATGATTACCATTTATTAGTTGTCAGGGTCTCTAAATAGGTATTCTTTAGGTTCAGGTTGCCCTGTTGAGTTAGTATTTATGCCCcttgtacatatatatatatatataggcgAGATGCATCATTgatataatgaagaaaaaaaattgttcaaatagTACGGAAAAAGAAGTAATTACAGTGAAGAAGCCCTCGTGAAGAAGTCGGTTTAGATCTGGTAATGGGACAATTCCATCATAGATTGAGCAAAGCTTTTGTTGGTAACTAAAGTGATGtttcataaacataaaacaaaataatctcCAAGCCTTGAGAGTTCCACTTGAGTATAAAGTGAAACAAGCAAAGAtaatagaaacaaaaacaaaaaaaaaacactctaTTCTTAACAAAAAGTGAAACTAGCAAAGAGAAAAATCAAACTATTTATCTGTCACAATGATATCAAAGTCGCTAACAGTCCATTCAGCAAGTTCATTACTGCTAACATATATCTCAGTTCCCAAATCAATAGATGGCCAATGCCTCTCAGCTGGTTTAGTAAATGGATCCTGCAATATCACCCAAGAAACAACGTTACAATTCATCTAGGGGTTAATGCATTCTTATTTTTCAGGTGCGTTAGTTATCTTTTAGGCAATCTAATAGTGTGTGGAGAAGTTAAACGCGTCAAGATATAGTCAAGTACCTGATAGAAGTAAAGTGATTGTGAGAGTCTCCCAACATCAAGTTCCCAAGTTCTTGCATCACCTATCCATCCTTCTCCTTTCTTAGTTGGGTATCCATATTCCCCCCAAACAGGATGAGGAAGAATTTGAAGTATTTCCTGAGCTTGAGGGTTGCTATATTCATCACAGTGATTGAATGGTTCCTCGAGATACATTCCGTTGCCCGGGGAGCAATACATATGATAAGCATCATAGGGAAATCTAGCCTCATCAGTACGATGAACTCGAGTTCCATTTGCAAAAGTATGGTAAACTGGGCACAACTTCAAATTCTCCTTGGGGTTGCACCCTGATGATACAGCACGAATATCAGGATTGATGATCATTTCACTGTAACGCGTTACGTCTGTGGTGACATCCCCATCACAAGGCTGACCATTGTTCTTCCAGCAGCTACCTATGTCCATTAGATAGAATTGGCTCCTTGGACCACCTCCTTTTATCACATCTAGTGTGAACCTCACTTTGAAATTTGGTGACTTTGGGACCTAAGTCCATATCAGCAAACAGAACATCAGATTGTATAACAAGaaaactactactactactatgaCTCAATCTCAATCAAGATACAATAACGACGACTAGGAGGAGGAACTTACTATTTTTGACATGCCTCTTGTTTCATAATGATATCCACCAGAAAATCCTGTAGTTGCATCAGACCTCAAGTAAAGCATCAACCAAGGGTACTTAGATGAAGTCTTCAACACATGATGAAATTTCCAGCTTCCTTTTCCAAGAATCTTATGCCAAGTAACAGAGAAAAATGAAGTATCATTCCGAGTCCTCGCTGTACTCATATCAGCATCCAATTCCCATGTACCATGAAACCCCCCTTTCAACTTAGTCACCTTTGGATGTTTCCTATGACTATGTAATGTGGTATAATCATGGTATATCCTAGGCATATTCATGCAACCTTTCCCAAAACACGGAAATCGCGGTATTTGATCAAATGGTTGAGATGGTAAGCCATTTCTTGGACAAATTGCTGCTGTTGTGTCCATGTTGCCACTCTTGAGCATGATCATCCAAAAATTCCATGGTTTTGGCTCATCTTGAACTTTGCATTTGTATCCTAAGAACAATTCTTTCCAAGCTGCATACATATCCACATTCAGGGAGTATTGTCCTAAGCTTTTGGCATCATTTATACTTAGTTTGTTATCAAGCTCATTCACCAAGTGAACCAGCTTTGCTgcaacaacattattttttgtgttactgataataattttcaacagacagcaaaaagaaaagaggttAATATACTTTTTGACTGTACAGTAAGTTCAATGCTAAGAATCCTAAAAGTCGAATCCATTAAATTAAATCTTGAATCCGCCTCTACCACAGTTTTAACTCGAAACCTTTAATCAAGGATCAATAACAGTATATTAATCTCTCTACAACAATGTAGATCACAAATTTCTGCAAAAAACACTATTCTATGCCTCACAAAgtcaaaaaatagttttttaacTAATGACGTGGGATCTATGTGAATATcgaatatcaaataaaaaaaaaacgacAGTAATATTGTATATTGACTTACTCCTattgttatttgatttttgGAGATCAAAACAATCAGCATGTCTAGGACTTCCCATATTAGGAGCTTCTTCATACACTTCATTACATTGATTCCATGCCTCTATAGCAACTCTTAAATTGTCCCTTTTCATACCTGGATCTCCAATAGCTGATTTCGCTTCGAAACTACATGATAATCTAGcaaaaaatataactaaaactaCTTGCAAAATCACCCAAAATCTCAAACGCGAAGCCATGCtgtttttcaatattttcatcattgttaaaataaataaaaaaaatactagccCCATAATATAAGGTTGTTAAagtgtttgatttgaaaaagaAGTAAATTTGTTAGAGTTCTATCCAAATTGAGATTTCGTAAATATTGTCATATTAATATTAGAATCCTTTTTAGAGTTAAATAACAATCTTTAAAGtactagtaataataataataactgaGAAATTTCGAAgttttataaatacaaaaaaaaaaaaatacaaattttaatcaTCATAGAATACTATTGCCTATCAACTACTCTAACACTACCTAAAAACTAGGATTCTCTTTTTTGTGTCCGCATTGGAATtacaattaaattcaaattgcTCACTGCAAAACCCATAACTATCTCAACAGAATTTTTCTCATACTCGAAACCTCTTGCTAAATCTATGATTCTCATTCTTCTCTTGGTACAATCTTGAACTTCCCAGTTTTTTGTTGCTGCAATACAAACCccaaaaattaactttttatgACAGTAAAACACAACTAATTTTAAATACGAGATCATATACAAAAGCggattcaaatttaaattctatAGGTTCTAGAATCGGGTTTCAACTACTTAAATACAATTCTAGGCAACAATATAGCGCAACAAGTTCAACTAAATCCAATATTTTCTAAACCTATAACTTTAGAAACTAGTAAAATATCTAggaaaaagggtctgatatacccctcaacttcgtcatttagagctgatataccccttgttatgaaagtagctcatatatacccctacttgtaaacaaatgactcacatgtacccttttcctctaacagaaatgaaaaaaaaataattttaatctaaatttttattatttttttctaaaaaatataagtaaatttaatcttcgtcaaacatattttttttgacctttttttgtttcaatgactaatttataattattattttgataatcaaatttatttatgtttcactaatattcttgtaaaacttattgtagatgacaaaattttttttcgaatacaaaattaaattacaatacacacacaaaaaatagtttaattttttttctttgaactaaggactgaaagaaaaaaataaaataagaataagaaacttaaataattataataaaagaagtcaaaaaataatttatgtatgaaaaaaattaaaatataccttgaactttgatataagaatcatatatacccctaaataatttttttttttaaattagaagtaaaaaatataaatttaaaactaattttttaaaaaatataaatttaaaactaattttttaacttccgttaaatgaacgGTATATGTGagcgtttgtataacggtaagggcatatatgagccacttttataacgaggaaTATATCAGCttcaaatgacaaaattgagggatatatcagaccctttttccCAAATATCAAACCTGCAACTTTAGAAAATAGCACATTAAAGATTGAAtcaataaagtttaaattttgaatccgccacaaaaaaattgaaacaaagggGTAAAAAGATTCAACCTTTTTCCATAGTTCAGTATGGCTACTGCAAAATCCAGCAACAACACCGCCATTTTTACGTCCTTCTGTATACTCAATGCAGAGATCACGTTTCAACCCATAAGTAACATGGAAAGATAAAGGGCATTTTGGCTCAGAACAATCAATAGCACATCCTTTTTTGGATTTACAAATGTAACACTTTTTTTCCCATCTTCTTTTAGGAACTTTGCTGAAATCAATTCCGTCACGACCTTCTGAATCGACGAAGAAAACTTCAGGAACAAATAATGAACAAACAACATGAGCCCATTTACCTTCACTCACAGTAGATTTCAATGCTCCGCCAGATTCAGGACAGAGACAACAGTTGAAGGATTTTGGGTTTGGGATCTGTGATTTTGAAGCTAAACATTGAGCACAAAACCAATCGCCTTCTGGGA contains these protein-coding regions:
- the LOC107025292 gene encoding uncharacterized protein LOC107025292, whose amino-acid sequence is MGLVFFLFILTMMKILKNSMASRLRFWVILQVVLVIFFARLSCSFEAKSAIGDPGMKRDNLRVAIEAWNQCNEVYEEAPNMGSPRHADCFDLQKSNNNRTKLVHLVNELDNKLSINDAKSLGQYSLNVDMYAAWKELFLGYKCKVQDEPKPWNFWMIMLKSGNMDTTAAICPRNGLPSQPFDQIPRFPCFGKGCMNMPRIYHDYTTLHSHRKHPKVTKLKGGFHGTWELDADMSTARTRNDTSFFSVTWHKILGKGSWKFHHVLKTSSKYPWLMLYLRSDATTGFSGGYHYETRGMSKIVPKSPNFKVRFTLDVIKGGGPRSQFYLMDIGSCWKNNGQPCDGDVTTDVTRYSEMIINPDIRAVSSGCNPKENLKLCPVYHTFANGTRVHRTDEARFPYDAYHMYCSPGNGMYLEEPFNHCDEYSNPQAQEILQILPHPVWGEYGYPTKKGEGWIGDARTWELDVGRLSQSLYFYQDPFTKPAERHWPSIDLGTEIYVSSNELAEWTVSDFDIIVTDK
- the LOC107024543 gene encoding peregrin; the encoded protein is MGGKLQVLPPAKRFMMMHQQDQKQNGSVSSSKLPAKKRKFSPETTPPFTNNQTVTTLCLPAKKRVWAFHPFDLNEEYNPVCFDGDEIKEEKIVEAITNDDIDVDEDDGIVCVICNSTDGDPSDPIVLCDGCDLMVHTSCYGHPFTNGIPEGDWFCAQCLASKSQIPNPKSFNCCLCPESGGALKSTVSEGKWAHVVCSLFVPEVFFVDSEGRDGIDFSKVPKRRWEKKCYICKSKKGCAIDCSEPKCPLSFHVTYGLKRDLCIEYTEGRKNGGVVAGFCSSHTELWKKQQKTGKFKIVPREE